Part of the Pyrobaculum calidifontis JCM 11548 genome, GTCGATGTAGAGGTTCACCGCCACGTTGACCACTAATCGCCTACCCTCTAGCTCTAGCTCTCCCCAGTCTCTATATACGCCATCTCAACCTCTCCGCCGCCTGTATCGGCTGAGACAAGCCAAGCTCTTGTAGGGGGCCACAAACCGAGGGCCTTTGCAACGGCTGTGGGTACCGCCACGTCGGGCGCTGGGGATTCAAAGCCCGTGTTAACGAGGGCCGACGTGGACACCTCTCTATTTCCCGCCCTCAGCCTTATCTTCACTCTGACGGCCACATATCTCCCCCACGACCCTTTTTATCCTCATGTAGCCTATCTTTATACGGGGCCTCCTCGCCTCTCTATACGCCTCGAACATGGCCTTCAGCTCGGGAGGTAGCTCTTCCACAACCTTATCGCGGTATAAAAATTATTGCCTCTCGCCCCCATACGCCTTTTTGTAGAGGGATAGATACACCGAGGCCAGCAACGCCGACATTATGTCGTCTGCAAAGGGGGCGAGCTCTCTAAAGGCGCCCCTCTTCTTCACCCGCTCGACCCAGTAAGTGGTCAAGACTGCTTGGAATCCCCCGAGGTAGTCCGCCAGCGCCACACCGAGGAGCTCGTCTGCGACAAGCCTAGGCGAGTCGCTTTTGAACTCCTCCGCCGAGAGCCCTGGGATGAGGCCCCTTGTGCCCATGGCGTCCAGCTCAGAGGCGGCCAAGATGAGGGCCCAGACGTTTGGGTCTTTGAGGAATTTGTCAAGCTCTCTCAGCTCTTCCCCCTCCTTCACTGGCAGAGGAGCCTCCTTAAGCAAGGCGGCGAAGGCTTGCGAGAACTCCCTCCTAGTGGCCCCGAGCGCTCTTTCAAAGAGGTCGTAGGCGTCCAAAGCGACGACAAGCTCGTAGACGAGCTGCGTAGCCCTTTGCCCCAGCTCGGTGGCGGGGCCGGCGTGATGTATCGACTCTCCTTGCCTCTCCGGCACGGCTACTAGAACCGCGTCGGTGACTGTGCCTGGGCTCCTCATGCCGTTGCATCTGGCCAGCCTGTCCACCGCGGCTAGGCACTTGGCCTCCACCGCTGTCCTCAGGAGGTCTACCATGCCCCACTTGGACAGCGGAGCGTCTGCTATAACGGCCACGTTGATAGTCCCCCCGACGCAACTCGTCGGCGACATGGCCACTGTGGCCGCCGCGGAGACGGGGCCCTCGGCCCTTACGCCAAAGGACTCGGGTAGCTTTGCCGCCGTTAGAAAGACCGCAGTGTCTTCCCCCAGCGCCTTCCTCACGCGGGCCGCCTCTGCCTCGTAGGTATCGGAGAAGTCCTTGTCCACCTGCTTAAACGCTATTCTAGCGATCTGGGGCGGCGTGGGGAGAGAGGAAATGGCGCGGTGCGCCTCGCCGAGTTCCACCACCACTAGTCCCCTCTCTTTACGTATCTCCATACGCGCTCGTACTCGGCCTCCACCAGCTTCAACACGTCGCGCCCCATGGACTGGGCGTAGAAGAGCGCCCCGCCCATCCCCACCCCCTCCTTAACGGCGCCTCTCTCATAGGCCCTAAGCCCCTCGTACTTCGACTCGCCGAAAGAGGCGGTGGCCACGTGGACGTTTTTGACCCCTACCTCGGCCATTAGGCCGAGGAAGTCCGCCGACTTGTCTTCCACAATCCACCTAGTGGTAACCACATGCAACTTGGCGAGGTCGCCGCCCATGGCCTTGTAAATCGCCGCGGCCGCCGCCATCTGAGTACCCCCCGCCAATACCGGGACTCCGCCCGCCTCAGCGACGCCCAGCGCAATTGCCGCCAAGGCGGGGTGGACCGGGTCGCCCAGCTCGCATACCACCCTGAGCGGGTCGGGGGGCGGCTTGGCCCTCTCGAGGGCATCCATTACGACTTGGGCCTTAAGCTCCTTTGGATTATTGGGCGAGGCGGAGCTGGTCCTGCCCCAAGCGTTGTATCCCAGCCCCACTAGTATGGCCATGGCCGTGGTGGTTCCCCCTGGTATAGACTCTCCGAGGTACACTACGCCGAGGCGGCCCAGCTCCCGCCCGAGCATCCTGCCCCTGCTCGCCAGCTCCTCGGCCGCGGCGCAACTCATGGCAGGGCCCCTCCTTATGTCCCCGCCTGGCTCGCCGCCTAAGTCCACATACGGCACCCTCGGCCTCACTCTAGCCCCGGCGTTTACCACCAGCTTAGGCACGTCGAAGGCCACTGCCCTTGTGACAAGCGCGGGGGTGGGAATGCCGTCGGGCGTCACTGGCACTACGTCGAGGGTGATAGGCCTCCCGGTGAGGAGATATTCCACGTCCAAGGCGGGGGTATAGTGGGTAAGCTCAGGAGTAGCCCCCGCAACAGTTATGCCGGGGATTAGAGAGACGTCTGTAGTCCCAATCACCACGGCGAATATGGCTGGCTTTAAGTTCATAAGAGGGAGAGAAATCCATTATATAAGTAAACTCATACGGCTACATGTGCCACGTAACTATATACGCCACACGTGAGACCTCTAGAAGGTAGCCGAAGACGTCTCCGTTTGCCCCACCGAGGTGTTGATATGCAACAGCATACAACGCCAAGGCAACGGCAAGGGCGGCAAGCGTAGCGGCTGGCCTTAAGCATATTATCACGGCTAGGGCTGGGAGCGCCAGCGGCCAGGTGGACCTCGCGCCGTCTATAAACAGCGCCCCTAAGCCGGGCTTGAATGGCTTGCTAAACGCCGCTACGGTCACTATCAGTGCCTTTGAGAAGACCTCTGCCAAGAGGAGCTGAAGAGGGGACGCGGTAGAGGCTGTGGCGACTGCGTATGTGGCCACCACTGCGAATATGCCGCCAGTGCCCCTCCTGGGGTCTTCCAACACGGCGCGTGCCCTCTCCCTGTCTCTGACCATCAATGCGTCGGCCACGTCGGCGAGGCCGTCGAGGTGGTTGAGCCCGGTCATCAAGAGGAGTAAGAGATAGGCCACGTGGGGACTTGCGCCGAGCCACAGGGCGGCGGCCGCTGGCCCCGCCACTAAGGGGGGTACCACGTAGGGGAGCGCCCAGGCGCATTTGAAGTCCAGCTTGGCTACTCCCGCCGGTATTATTGTGAAGAAGGAGAGGAGCGCCCTTAGGCACTGCATATGGCCTTTATCAACACGTCGTTTAGCTCCGGAGTTTTGATAGATACGCGGTAGGCGTCTGCAAGGCCGTGGGTCCACAGCGGCCTCACCTTGACCCCCTTGGGCTCTCTGCCCTTCACCACGAAGAAGTGGACGTCGGTGGGGAGCGGGCTCGCGCACTTGGCGACCTTCTGCCACACCCGCGGGAGCTCTTCGGCTATGTAGGCGAGGGTCCTCTCTCTGTGCTTCTTTATGCCAGATGCGCCTAGGTGGTAGATGGCGTAGTCTGCTATGGAGTTGAGACGCCAAGGCGCTTTGAGGCCCGGCGGGGGGTCGCCCAAGTATGCCCCGACGCGGAGGCCCGGCGCCGCGAGGAGTTTGCCGTAGGATTTCACCACGGGCACGTCTGGGGCGGCGGACTCGCCCCTTGTGAAGTCTATGAAGGACTCGTCCACGAGAAGCGCCGCCCCTCTCGCCTTGAGGCGGCGCGCCAAGTCGAGCACCTCGTCTCTCCTCACGTACCTCCCCAGCGGATTGTTGGGGTTTGACATCACCACTAGGTCCCCCGAGGCGGCTTGTAGGGGGTCCTCCACTAGGACGTAGCCGACGCCGAGCAGCTGAGCCACTCTCACATAGTCGGCGTAGTTGGGCCAGGGGATTACAATGCGCCGCGGCTTAAGCGCCGCGATAGCCGCAAGCAGGGCCTCAGTCGCCCCGTTGAACACAGTCACCTCAACCCCCTCGTACTCCCTCAACACCTCCTCCGCCAAATTGGCCGGGAAGCGGAGGTAGACGCCCCTCTCCACGGCCTCTCTCACGTAATAAATCAAGCCCTCGGGAGGGCCTATGGGGTTTGAGTTGTCCGAGAAATCTGGCATGACGCCCTCCTCCGCCCAACTGGTGCCCCCGTGATAGAAGACTACAGCCATTGGACTCTGACGGGGGCTAGCCGAGGCTGTAGCTCCGCTAGAATTGCGGCGTCCACCTCGCCTAGTGTGTACAACTTCAATTCCATGCCCAGCGCATTACCGCTCTTCATAGTAGCCGCACATGGAGCAGTAGCCGTCGAATTGAGCGTAGCCGCATCTAGGGCACCCCTCGGCGCTCCGCAGGTATTGGAAGCCCTTTGCTTCAAAGAGGCGGCAGAGGTAGGCGTAGGGGCTCCCAGCCCTCTTCTCCATCTCCTCGTACAGGCGGTTGAAGCAACTACCCTCCTCCAGCGGGGTCTTCCTCCTCGCGGCGATTAGCGGCGCCACGCCCTTTAGGGCCTCTCTAAGCGGCTTTTTGTCTAAGACCTCGGCGGCTGGCAGAGCGAGCGCAAATTTCACCACCTCGTTCTCTGTGAAGGGGAGCACCGCCTCTAGGCCCAAGGCCTGGGCTATCTGGCGGCTACAGAACCTCCACTTTGCCACTATCTCGCGGCGTTTTTCCTCAAGCGCGTGGAGGGGATATTTGCGGTAGAAGGAGTAGCCGAGGAAAAGCTCGTCTCCCCCGTCGCCTGTACACACCCTCCTAAGCCCCAAGTCCCTCGCCCTCTCAAGCCCAGCATACTGCACTGCGCAGTTTACGAGCTCCATGGCGTTGAAGTTCTTCAACACCTCCATGGCCCTCTCCACGTAGTCGAGCGCCTCTACAAGTCTCACTTGCACAATGGAGAGGGGGGTGGAGAGGCGGGCCGCGGCGTATAAGGCAAATGGCAAATCCCCCTGGCAACTGACCAGCGACACTGTTATGCCGACGGGCACATGTCCTATCCGCCTCGCGGCGTAGGCCACCAAAGTGCTATCAATTCCCCCGGAGAGGAGGACGCCGTCACACTCCGCATACTTAGACAAGAGGTCTACAATCACGGCCTAATCTCGGCGATGTAGTACCCCCCGTAGACCGCCGCAGGCACACACTTTGCCTCAGCTGAGACGACGAGCCTCTTCACCTCTACCACTTGGCTGTGGTACTCTCCGCGCTCCCCTAGGGGGTCGACACTCATCTTCTTCGCCAAGGCGATAAACTCCTCCACGTTGCTCCCGTCGACTCTTCTACAGAGGAGCTCCCCCGGCCCGCCGATGATGTAAAAGGAGAGCTCCTCCGCCTCCCTCCTGAGGAGCTCTTCGTGGTCCATCCCCCACAGCGGCTCCTTCAGCGACGCCCCCACTTCGCGCGCCAGCTTCTCCATGTAGCGCAAGTGGTCTTCCACGTCGACGTCCCCAGCGACAATCACGTCTACGCCCAGCTTCCTCAAGAGGCGGGCCTTTTCCTCAAACTCTCTCCCCTTGGGCAACTTGTGAACCACCACGGGGGCTATACGCGAGCCAAACCCCACGGCGAAGCCCAAGTTAGCGATGTGGGGAGAGGGCCTGGGAAACTCGTAGATGAGGAATACAAAGGCGTCTATGGGCCACTCCAAGAGAGCCGCGTACACGCTCTCTTTGCCCCCGCTGTAGAAGGCTATTTTCATGGGCCTCCAAAAATCAACACTTTTAAATATTGAACAATCGTCCATATTAAAAACATGACTACGAAGTAAACCGCGGTGACTGCCGTGGCAAGCTTAACGCCTCTGGCTATGTCGGCCGCGGTGGGCGGCCTCCCAGAGGGGTTCAAGACGTAGTGCCCCCTCTTTTCCAGTCTCACGCCGAGCGCTCCTGCCATGGCCGACATTGGGTGGCCCGCGTTGAGGCTCTCTGTGGCGTTGTGCCACCTTAGCCACACTGCCAGGGCCTTCCTCACGTCGCCGCCGGCTATGGGCGCCAGGAGGGCTATCAGTAGGGCGGTGAGGCGGGCCGGGATAAAGTTCAGGACTGTGTCCGCCCGGGCCGAGACCCACCCCACGTCTTTAAACTCGGGCGTCTTATAGCCTAAAGCGCCGTCCAACGTGTTGGCCACCCTTTGCCCTAAGGCGCCTAGGGGGCCCAGCAGTACGGCGTAGAAGACCGGTGAAGTGAAGCCGTCCACTAGGCTCTCCGCCAAGCTCTCCAACGCCGCCGACGCTACGCCGGCTTCCTCTAGGGAGGATACGTCTCTTCTCACGATGTGACTCACCCACCGCCTTGCCTCTGCCAAGTCGCCTCTCTCAAGCGCCTTCTGCACTCTGCGGCATATGTCCACCAAGAGCTTGTACGAGATGGAGAACTTGAGTGTAGCGGCGGCCGCCAGAGCCCACGCCAGGGGGTGGAAGGCGGCCAGGGCCAAAAGCGCGGCGAAGGGGGTCAAATGCGCCGCCTCTACGGCGAGCCACACTGCAATTCCCCACAGCCTGTCCCTCCGCCGCTTGGCCAGCCGTAGCGCCATGAAGTAGGAGGTGTGCACCGGGTGTATCTTTAAGAGGAGGCCCCGGTGCTCGGGGTACACCACGTCGAGGGCCAAGGCGAGCGCTAGCGCAAGCCAGATTTCACCAGTCAAGCCCCCTAATGGCCAAAACCCCCCTCTGGTAGTAGTGTTTGACGTTGTCCAGCCGCGTCACTAAGTCGAAGTAGCCCCCAAAGCCCTCCTCCCAATACCCCCCAGTGACCACCACGTGGGACCTCAGCCTTGCGAGATCGCCCAAGTGCCGCGGCTCTAGAAGGTCCTGCCTAACCGCGTACAACAGCTCGTCCAACACGACTACGTCGTAGCTGTCGCCTTGGGAGAGGGCGTACTCCAGGAGGGCGGCGGGGCTCCTTAAGTCGGTGAGATACACAGCGTCTATCCCCAGCCGCCTCATGGCCTTGTACTCCCCCACCTCCTCCCCCATGTAGAAGGGCGTCTTCATGACTCCCACGTACAGCACCCTGAGCCCGTGGCCCCACGCCCTCAGCGCTATGCCGAGTGCCGCAGAGGTCTTCCCCTTGCCGCTCCCCGTGAATGCCAGGCGCATGCGTTACAGACTCCAACGTTTTAAAAGCGTCACCACTATTTATATGTGTATGTTGAATATTGCTCGTGTTGCCCTTCGTGGGGCGGAGTTGGAGGCTTTGAGGAGGTATAACGCGAGGCAGATGCTTGTGCCCATATTTGTCTACGGGCCTGAGGGCTGCGGGAAGTCCCGCCTTTTTCGAGAGGCCGTGCGCCGCTTTAAGGAGTGGTATCAAGACGGCAAGCGCTTCTAATAGATGCAACAATGGACGATGTGTATAAGATATTCGCCGCGTCTTCCCCTGACATGTTGTGTGAAGTCGTGGAAGAGTTTACCGCCGCCGCTTCGCAACAAGTCGGGGCTGGCCCCTTTTCTGCGCCTCTGGGAAAGCCTGCGGCGTTCTTATGTGCGAGAATTGCGCGGCGTATATACAAGAGGGTTAGGAGGACGTTTTTGACAAGCTGTGGCGGCCTTTGGCGTAGCTGAGGTGGACAGAGTGGCCAAGGACATGTACCACACCACAGACCCGCTGAGGGCCGAGGACGTCGACAGAAAGATAAACTTCTTCGCCCTCACCTCGGAGGGTGAGTCTAGGAGAGAGTCTCTGGGTAGAGCCCATACGCGACACTGCCAACTCAGTTGCTACCCCGCGGCAGTCGCCGTCTAAACAAGCGGAGAAGCTTATAACCCCGCGACCTGGCACAAACGTGGAACTCCCATTCATAGGAAGGAAGATAGAACTAGAGGCGGTGAAGAGGTACAACACGGGGCAGATGTACCTCCCCCTCTTCGTCTTCGGCCCTGAGGGTTGTGGTAAGTCTCGACTGTTTAAAGAGGCGGTGAAGAGATTTAAAGAGTGGTATCCCGATGGGGTTGCTGTCCTTGTAGACACGAGGAAGAGCGAGCTCGCCGAGGCCGTAATTGCCACCGCGCCCGTAGACGTGAAAAAGCTGGCCAAGCAGTTAGCCAAGGCCATGTTTAGGAGCCTCTCCCAAATCACGCACTTCGGCGAATTCTTTGCCATCATGGCCACGTCGATACCAAAATACGTCAAAACCAAGGACGTAAAACGGATATTCATCGTAGTAGACGAAGTCACCACCACATTCGTCAATGTGGAGGCATATGCCAAATCCATGGAATCCACTATGAACGTGGGGAGACCAGAGGAGTTGAAAGACGTCATAGTCAACTTCTTCGCTCTTACGTCAGAGGGCTATTCCAGAGGCCTACTGGCACGGCACAGCTACGTCTGGCAGGCCTATTTGTGGAATCTCCCCAGGCGGGACTTCGAAGAGCTGTACTACAGAGCGAGGGAGCTCTACCCCGGCCCGGCGCCCCCCTTCGACGAGGTGTGGAAGCTCTATGGCGGGAATCCGAGGGGGCTAGAGGAGCTGGCAAAGCTGGGCTGGGACGTGGATAAGTACAAGCGGCGGCTCGCCGCGCTTAAGGGCTTGGAGTCTCTTGTCGGTTTGGTGAAGGGGAGGCGCCTAGGCGAGCTCGCGCGGCGGGTGGTAGAGGACGTTGACTACCTCCGCCTAGGCGAAGAGCCCGAGCTCCACGAGCTAGCCGACTTGCTCATAAGATACAACCTTGTGATGGAGTTGCCCAGAGACCTTGAGCTAGGCAACGAGGTAGACACCCCATTTGAGCCACCCCCCATAGACAGAGAGCTCGGCGTGGGGAAGCACTACGCATGGCAAGTCCCAATCTACAGAGAACTCTTCGCCAAGGCGTTGGCCGAGTAAACCGGCCGC contains:
- a CDS encoding adenosylcobinamide-GDP ribazoletransferase; this translates as MQCLRALLSFFTIIPAGVAKLDFKCAWALPYVVPPLVAGPAAAALWLGASPHVAYLLLLLMTGLNHLDGLADVADALMVRDRERARAVLEDPRRGTGGIFAVVATYAVATASTASPLQLLLAEVFSKALIVTVAAFSKPFKPGLGALFIDGARSTWPLALPALAVIICLRPAATLAALAVALALYAVAYQHLGGANGDVFGYLLEVSRVAYIVTWHM
- a CDS encoding cobalamin biosynthesis protein gives rise to the protein MTGEIWLALALALALDVVYPEHRGLLLKIHPVHTSYFMALRLAKRRRDRLWGIAVWLAVEAAHLTPFAALLALAAFHPLAWALAAAATLKFSISYKLLVDICRRVQKALERGDLAEARRWVSHIVRRDVSSLEEAGVASAALESLAESLVDGFTSPVFYAVLLGPLGALGQRVANTLDGALGYKTPEFKDVGWVSARADTVLNFIPARLTALLIALLAPIAGGDVRKALAVWLRWHNATESLNAGHPMSAMAGALGVRLEKRGHYVLNPSGRPPTAADIARGVKLATAVTAVYFVVMFLIWTIVQYLKVLIFGGP
- a CDS encoding TTX_0299 family putative ATP pyrophosphatase codes for the protein MKIAFYSGGKESVYAALLEWPIDAFVFLIYEFPRPSPHIANLGFAVGFGSRIAPVVVHKLPKGREFEEKARLLRKLGVDVIVAGDVDVEDHLRYMEKLAREVGASLKEPLWGMDHEELLRREAEELSFYIIGGPGELLCRRVDGSNVEEFIALAKKMSVDPLGERGEYHSQVVEVKRLVVSAEAKCVPAAVYGGYYIAEIRP
- the cbiS gene encoding bifunctional adenosylcobinamide hydrolase/alpha-ribazole phosphatase CbiS produces the protein MEIRKERGLVVVELGEAHRAISSLPTPPQIARIAFKQVDKDFSDTYEAEAARVRKALGEDTAVFLTAAKLPESFGVRAEGPVSAAATVAMSPTSCVGGTINVAVIADAPLSKWGMVDLLRTAVEAKCLAAVDRLARCNGMRSPGTVTDAVLVAVPERQGESIHHAGPATELGQRATQLVYELVVALDAYDLFERALGATRREFSQAFAALLKEAPLPVKEGEELRELDKFLKDPNVWALILAASELDAMGTRGLIPGLSAEEFKSDSPRLVADELLGVALADYLGGFQAVLTTYWVERVKKRGAFRELAPFADDIMSALLASVYLSLYKKAYGGERQ
- a CDS encoding aminotransferase class I/II-fold pyridoxal phosphate-dependent enzyme, translated to MPDFSDNSNPIGPPEGLIYYVREAVERGVYLRFPANLAEEVLREYEGVEVTVFNGATEALLAAIAALKPRRIVIPWPNYADYVRVAQLLGVGYVLVEDPLQAASGDLVVMSNPNNPLGRYVRRDEVLDLARRLKARGAALLVDESFIDFTRGESAAPDVPVVKSYGKLLAAPGLRVGAYLGDPPPGLKAPWRLNSIADYAIYHLGASGIKKHRERTLAYIAEELPRVWQKVAKCASPLPTDVHFFVVKGREPKGVKVRPLWTHGLADAYRVSIKTPELNDVLIKAICSA
- a CDS encoding cob(I)yrinic acid a,c-diamide adenosyltransferase, which produces MRLAFTGSGKGKTSAALGIALRAWGHGLRVLYVGVMKTPFYMGEEVGEYKAMRRLGIDAVYLTDLRSPAALLEYALSQGDSYDVVVLDELLYAVRQDLLEPRHLGDLARLRSHVVVTGGYWEEGFGGYFDLVTRLDNVKHYYQRGVLAIRGLDW
- the cobT gene encoding nicotinate mononucleotide-dependent phosphoribosyltransferase CobT; the encoded protein is MNLKPAIFAVVIGTTDVSLIPGITVAGATPELTHYTPALDVEYLLTGRPITLDVVPVTPDGIPTPALVTRAVAFDVPKLVVNAGARVRPRVPYVDLGGEPGGDIRRGPAMSCAAAEELASRGRMLGRELGRLGVVYLGESIPGGTTTAMAILVGLGYNAWGRTSSASPNNPKELKAQVVMDALERAKPPPDPLRVVCELGDPVHPALAAIALGVAEAGGVPVLAGGTQMAAAAAIYKAMGGDLAKLHVVTTRWIVEDKSADFLGLMAEVGVKNVHVATASFGESKYEGLRAYERGAVKEGVGMGGALFYAQSMGRDVLKLVEAEYERVWRYVKRGD
- a CDS encoding asparagine synthase C-terminal domain-containing protein — translated: MIVDLLSKYAECDGVLLSGGIDSTLVAYAARRIGHVPVGITVSLVSCQGDLPFALYAAARLSTPLSIVQVRLVEALDYVERAMEVLKNFNAMELVNCAVQYAGLERARDLGLRRVCTGDGGDELFLGYSFYRKYPLHALEEKRREIVAKWRFCSRQIAQALGLEAVLPFTENEVVKFALALPAAEVLDKKPLREALKGVAPLIAARRKTPLEEGSCFNRLYEEMEKRAGSPYAYLCRLFEAKGFQYLRSAEGCPRCGYAQFDGYCSMCGYYEER
- a CDS encoding ATP-binding protein, translated to MELPFIGRKIELEAVKRYNTGQMYLPLFVFGPEGCGKSRLFKEAVKRFKEWYPDGVAVLVDTRKSELAEAVIATAPVDVKKLAKQLAKAMFRSLSQITHFGEFFAIMATSIPKYVKTKDVKRIFIVVDEVTTTFVNVEAYAKSMESTMNVGRPEELKDVIVNFFALTSEGYSRGLLARHSYVWQAYLWNLPRRDFEELYYRARELYPGPAPPFDEVWKLYGGNPRGLEELAKLGWDVDKYKRRLAALKGLESLVGLVKGRRLGELARRVVEDVDYLRLGEEPELHELADLLIRYNLVMELPRDLELGNEVDTPFEPPPIDRELGVGKHYAWQVPIYRELFAKALAE
- a CDS encoding ATP-binding protein; translated protein: MLNIARVALRGAELEALRRYNARQMLVPIFVYGPEGCGKSRLFREAVRRFKEWYQDGKRF